A region of Hydrogenimonas cancrithermarum DNA encodes the following proteins:
- the hisS gene encoding histidine--tRNA ligase, with protein sequence MIQALRGMKDILPSDNERFIYIIETASRIAKRYGYDYIETPLLEETSLFKRSVGESSDIVGKEMYQFIDKGGHDVCLRPEGTAGVVRAFIQNKLDKKGGIHRFYYHGPMFRYERPQKGRLREFHQFGCESFGEPSVFEDFTMILMIKDIFDTLGIGYTIKINSLGCPECMPGYREKLIEHLHDIRDGLCEDCQRRIETNPIRVLDCKVDSCQALLKVSPVIVENLCESCDSDFNTLIGLMKSHKLPFELDPKLVRGLDYYTRTAFEFVSSEIGAQSAIAGGGRYNRLVEFLGGKPTPAVGFALGIERIMELVEMPEKGRQGLYLGFMEPEAIGTILELAHRKRQSETVHTEYGKKSLKAHLKAADRLGAKRIGIIGEDEMKAGEIWIKDLETKEEKRIAIDQFD encoded by the coding sequence ATGATTCAAGCGCTTCGCGGAATGAAAGATATCTTACCTTCGGATAATGAACGGTTCATTTACATTATCGAAACGGCGAGCCGTATCGCCAAGCGGTATGGATACGACTACATCGAGACGCCGCTGTTGGAAGAGACGTCGCTTTTCAAAAGAAGCGTCGGTGAGAGCAGCGACATCGTCGGAAAAGAGATGTACCAGTTCATCGACAAAGGCGGGCATGACGTCTGCTTGCGCCCAGAAGGGACGGCCGGCGTCGTCCGCGCCTTCATCCAGAACAAACTGGACAAAAAAGGGGGCATCCACCGTTTCTACTACCACGGCCCGATGTTCCGCTACGAACGGCCCCAAAAAGGGAGACTGCGAGAATTTCACCAGTTCGGCTGCGAAAGTTTCGGCGAACCGAGTGTCTTTGAGGATTTCACGATGATCTTGATGATCAAAGATATCTTCGACACTCTCGGCATCGGTTATACGATCAAGATCAACTCCCTCGGCTGCCCCGAGTGTATGCCGGGCTACAGGGAAAAACTGATCGAACATCTACACGATATCCGAGACGGTCTGTGCGAAGACTGCCAGCGGCGAATCGAGACCAATCCGATCCGTGTGCTCGACTGCAAAGTCGACAGCTGCCAGGCCCTTTTGAAAGTGTCGCCGGTCATCGTAGAGAACCTCTGCGAATCGTGCGACAGCGACTTCAACACGCTGATCGGGCTGATGAAATCGCACAAACTCCCCTTCGAGCTCGACCCCAAACTGGTCCGCGGACTCGACTACTATACGCGAACCGCATTCGAGTTTGTCAGCAGCGAAATCGGTGCACAGAGCGCCATCGCCGGCGGCGGCCGCTATAATCGTCTCGTCGAATTCCTGGGTGGCAAGCCGACACCGGCCGTCGGCTTCGCACTGGGAATCGAGCGCATCATGGAGCTCGTCGAAATGCCGGAAAAAGGTCGCCAAGGCCTCTATCTCGGCTTCATGGAACCCGAAGCGATCGGAACCATCCTCGAACTGGCACACAGAAAACGCCAAAGCGAAACGGTCCATACCGAGTACGGCAAAAAGTCGCTTAAAGCGCATCTCAAAGCTGCCGATAGACTTGGTGCGAAACGGATTGGCATCATCGGAGAGGATGAAATGAAAGCGGGTGAAATATGGATCAAAGACCTCGAAACGAAAGAGGAGAAACGTATTGCCATCGACCAATTTGACTGA
- the speA gene encoding biosynthetic arginine decarboxylase, with product MPSTNLTDPRRSYGIHLWGEENFIVEEGVIKVNHGRKPSLVELTRTMREEGYKGPLFFRFPHLAAQNVRMLFDHFERAKREFAYQGKFKAVFPLKVNQFPGFVIPLMEATSDLEYGLEAGSKAELILAMTYTNLGKPITVNGFKDREMISIGFLAAKMGHNITLTIEGINELELIIKEAKRLGSPMPKIGLRIRLHTGGIGIWAKSGGYGSKFGLTSTELLEAMELLKKHGLTERLSMIHFHIGSQMNHISPLKKAIREAGNIYAELRKMGADNLHAINIGGGLAVEYSQQEGRSSRNYTIEEFTNDVVFLLKEIADAKGVREPTIFTESGRYVAANHAVLVAPVLELFSQEYSEKTLHLKEKNPPLVQELYDLYRSISTKNAREYLHDALDHMESLLTLFDLGYIDLTDRANTETLVHLIIKKALGLLRSKPSQEIKAILDRVQERYLVNFSLFQSLPDYWGLGQNFPVMPLDRLDQAPTRSASLWDITCDSDGEIAFNIDNPLYLHDVDVETEEYFLGFFKVGAYQEILGMRHNLFTHPTEATIIFDAEGDYTIENIIEAQNILDVLDDIDYDTREIERRIRQMIEEAEALDDDERKEILGELYLYLSENGYLRTINFSEGA from the coding sequence TTGCCATCGACCAATTTGACTGATCCCAGACGCAGCTACGGCATCCACCTATGGGGTGAAGAGAATTTCATCGTCGAAGAGGGTGTGATCAAGGTGAACCATGGCCGAAAACCCTCTTTGGTCGAGCTGACCAGAACGATGCGCGAAGAGGGATACAAAGGTCCTCTCTTTTTCCGGTTCCCCCACCTTGCCGCCCAGAATGTACGAATGCTCTTCGACCATTTCGAGCGGGCCAAGCGCGAGTTCGCCTACCAAGGAAAATTCAAAGCGGTGTTTCCACTGAAGGTCAACCAGTTTCCGGGATTTGTCATACCGCTGATGGAGGCAACTTCGGATCTTGAGTACGGTCTCGAAGCAGGCAGCAAGGCCGAGCTGATTCTCGCGATGACCTACACCAATCTCGGAAAACCGATCACCGTCAACGGCTTCAAGGACCGGGAGATGATCAGTATAGGTTTTCTCGCCGCCAAGATGGGCCATAACATCACCCTTACGATCGAAGGAATCAACGAGCTCGAACTGATTATCAAAGAGGCCAAACGGCTTGGATCTCCAATGCCGAAAATCGGCCTTCGTATCCGACTCCATACGGGAGGTATCGGCATCTGGGCCAAAAGTGGCGGATACGGCTCTAAATTCGGCCTCACCTCCACCGAACTGCTCGAAGCGATGGAGTTGCTCAAAAAGCACGGGCTGACCGAACGTCTCTCGATGATCCATTTCCATATCGGATCACAGATGAATCATATCTCTCCGCTTAAAAAAGCGATTCGCGAGGCGGGCAACATCTATGCGGAACTCAGAAAGATGGGAGCGGACAATCTCCATGCCATCAATATCGGTGGAGGGCTTGCCGTCGAGTACAGCCAACAGGAGGGGCGGTCATCCAGAAACTATACCATCGAAGAGTTCACCAACGACGTCGTCTTTCTACTCAAAGAGATCGCCGATGCCAAAGGGGTACGGGAACCGACAATCTTTACCGAATCGGGACGCTACGTCGCCGCCAATCATGCCGTACTCGTCGCTCCGGTACTGGAACTCTTCAGCCAGGAGTACAGTGAGAAAACGCTGCATCTGAAAGAGAAGAACCCCCCTTTGGTCCAGGAGCTTTACGACCTCTACCGCTCCATTTCGACGAAAAACGCACGGGAGTATCTCCATGACGCACTCGACCATATGGAATCTCTGCTCACGCTATTCGATCTGGGCTACATCGACCTGACCGATCGTGCCAACACCGAGACACTTGTCCACCTCATCATCAAAAAGGCGCTGGGGCTTTTGCGCAGCAAACCCTCCCAGGAGATCAAAGCGATCCTCGACCGGGTGCAGGAGCGCTACCTCGTCAACTTCTCGCTCTTCCAGTCGCTTCCTGACTACTGGGGGCTCGGTCAGAACTTCCCCGTCATGCCTCTCGACCGGCTCGACCAGGCACCGACACGCTCCGCCAGTCTTTGGGACATCACCTGCGACAGTGACGGCGAGATCGCTTTCAATATCGACAATCCCCTCTACCTCCATGACGTCGATGTCGAAACAGAGGAGTATTTTCTCGGCTTTTTCAAAGTGGGCGCTTACCAGGAAATTCTCGGTATGCGCCATAACCTCTTCACCCACCCGACCGAAGCGACGATCATTTTCGATGCGGAAGGCGACTATACGATCGAAAATATCATCGAAGCGCAGAATATTCTCGATGTGCTTGACGATATCGACTATGATACCCGGGAGATAGAGCGTCGTATCCGTCAGATGATTGAAGAGGCGGAAGCACTCGATGACGATGAACGAAAAGAGATACTTGGAGAACTTTACCTATACTTAAGTGAAAATGGTTATCTTAGAACCATCAACTTTTCGGAAGGAGCATAA
- the cysE gene encoding serine O-acetyltransferase — protein MTVPSLFRLIIEDINSVYQRDPAIHSRVEIMFNYPGVWAIANYRIANWLHKKGMRLIARIWMGISQLFTNIDIHPAATIGRRVFIDHGIGVVVGETTIVGDDVTIYQGVTLGGVSLDPGKRHPTIESGVVIGAGAKVLGNITIGYNSKIGANSVVVKSVPPESTAIGIPARVVTKGRDKSPLSHNKLPDIDKELFEYLLKRVAVIEHILAPEHKELLEEDKKLDEIYEAFLKSMKQ, from the coding sequence ATAACGGTGCCTTCTCTCTTTCGACTCATCATCGAAGATATCAACAGCGTCTACCAGCGTGATCCGGCAATACACTCCCGTGTCGAGATTATGTTCAACTATCCGGGTGTTTGGGCGATCGCGAATTACCGCATCGCAAACTGGTTGCACAAAAAAGGAATGCGCCTGATCGCACGGATCTGGATGGGAATCTCCCAGCTCTTTACCAATATCGACATCCACCCGGCCGCGACGATCGGAAGGCGCGTCTTTATCGACCACGGTATCGGTGTCGTGGTCGGTGAAACGACGATTGTCGGTGACGATGTCACGATCTATCAGGGTGTCACGCTCGGTGGTGTTTCACTTGATCCCGGGAAACGCCATCCGACGATCGAAAGTGGTGTCGTAATCGGTGCGGGCGCCAAAGTTCTCGGGAACATCACAATCGGTTACAACAGTAAAATCGGTGCCAACTCGGTCGTCGTCAAATCTGTTCCACCCGAATCGACCGCCATCGGCATTCCCGCCCGAGTCGTAACCAAAGGACGTGATAAAAGTCCGCTCAGCCACAACAAACTGCCCGATATCGACAAGGAACTCTTCGAATATCTCCTCAAACGTGTCGCCGTTATCGAACATATTCTCGCTCCCGAACACAAAGAACTTCTCGAAGAGGATAAAAAACTCGACGAAATCTACGAAGCTTTTTTGAAATCGATGAAACAATAG
- a CDS encoding nucleoside deaminase — protein MDKFMKMAIEEAKRGIEAGEGGPFGAVIVKDGEVVAKGHNEVVKTNDPTAHAEIIAIRRASRILNAFHLEGCVLFVTGEPCPMCFAAIHWAHIEKVVYCNTKADAAAIGFDDAFITEIILGKRSDPVLFEHRPDATCQRLFKRWYENPDKVLY, from the coding sequence ATGGATAAATTTATGAAAATGGCGATCGAAGAGGCCAAAAGAGGGATCGAAGCGGGTGAGGGCGGGCCGTTCGGTGCCGTCATTGTAAAAGATGGCGAGGTGGTGGCAAAAGGCCATAACGAAGTGGTCAAAACCAACGATCCGACGGCACATGCGGAGATCATTGCCATTCGCCGGGCGTCACGAATATTGAACGCTTTCCATCTCGAAGGGTGTGTGCTTTTCGTTACGGGTGAGCCGTGTCCCATGTGTTTTGCTGCAATCCATTGGGCTCATATCGAAAAGGTGGTCTATTGCAATACGAAAGCGGACGCGGCGGCGATCGGGTTTGACGATGCGTTCATTACCGAGATTATACTCGGCAAACGAAGCGATCCGGTGCTTTTTGAACATCGTCCTGATGCGACGTGTCAAAGGCTTTTCAAGCGATGGTACGAGAACCCAGATAAAGTGCTCTATTAG
- a CDS encoding pyridoxal phosphate-dependent aminotransferase, which translates to MLSDRIQVLSESLTMAITALAQQLKREGKDVLGFSAGEPDFDTPQVIKDAAIKAIEEGFTKYTAVDGIPELKEAIIEKLKRDNGLEYGMDQVIASNGAKQSLFNLFQATINPGDEVIIPAPYWVTYPELVKYSGGIPVVIETSDETAFKITPKQLKTAITPKTKMLILTSPSNPTGAVYTKEELESIAEVLKGTDILVASDEMYEKLVYGDTKFVATASISDDMFNRTVTINGLSKSVAMTGWRFGYCAAADKTLVKAMKKLQSQSTSNINSITQIAAIKGLDGSADADIEMMRQAFEARCEEATRLFNAIEGLSVVQPKGAFYLFVNHKAVEPDSMKFAKAMLENAGIAVVPGAGFGSEGYFRFSFATDIETIRKGIDRIKAFVESYES; encoded by the coding sequence ATGCTCTCTGACAGAATACAAGTCCTCTCCGAATCTTTGACGATGGCGATAACGGCATTGGCCCAGCAGCTTAAACGCGAAGGGAAAGATGTCTTGGGATTTTCTGCCGGTGAACCCGATTTCGATACTCCACAGGTTATCAAGGATGCGGCAATCAAAGCGATCGAGGAGGGCTTTACAAAATATACCGCCGTCGACGGTATCCCCGAACTCAAAGAGGCGATCATAGAAAAACTGAAACGTGACAACGGCCTCGAGTATGGTATGGACCAGGTCATCGCGAGCAATGGAGCGAAGCAATCGCTCTTCAACCTTTTCCAAGCGACGATCAACCCGGGAGACGAGGTGATCATTCCCGCCCCTTACTGGGTCACCTATCCGGAACTCGTCAAATACAGTGGCGGAATTCCTGTCGTTATCGAAACGAGTGACGAAACCGCATTCAAAATCACTCCCAAGCAGCTCAAAACGGCGATCACACCCAAAACGAAGATGCTGATCCTCACATCTCCGTCGAACCCGACCGGTGCCGTCTACACCAAAGAGGAGCTGGAATCGATTGCCGAAGTACTCAAAGGGACCGATATCCTGGTCGCCAGTGACGAAATGTACGAAAAACTTGTCTACGGCGATACGAAATTCGTCGCCACCGCGTCGATCAGCGACGACATGTTCAACCGTACGGTGACCATCAACGGACTGAGTAAATCGGTCGCGATGACAGGATGGCGTTTCGGCTACTGCGCCGCTGCGGACAAAACGCTTGTCAAAGCGATGAAAAAACTCCAGAGCCAAAGTACATCCAATATCAATTCTATCACCCAGATCGCTGCCATCAAAGGACTTGACGGAAGTGCCGATGCCGATATCGAGATGATGAGACAGGCGTTCGAGGCACGTTGTGAAGAAGCAACACGGCTCTTCAACGCGATCGAAGGCCTCTCCGTCGTCCAACCGAAAGGGGCTTTCTATCTTTTCGTCAATCACAAAGCGGTCGAACCGGACTCCATGAAATTTGCAAAAGCGATGTTGGAAAATGCGGGCATCGCCGTCGTACCAGGAGCGGGTTTCGGCAGTGAAGGCTATTTCCGCTTCAGTTTCGCAACCGATATCGAAACGATCCGGAAAGGAATCGACCGTATCAAAGCGTTTGTGGAATCATACGAAAGTTGA
- a CDS encoding EAL and HDOD domain-containing protein, whose product MDSFYIARQPVIDRKNRIFAYEILFRGNRPEDDVDQGTVMSATTINNLINVIGVENVIGLNYGIIKITPLFLERTLIEALPKEHLIFAVFEEDLRDPAFLESLKKYKKLGYTFALNDLHNPQTLEEPYLLELFSYIKLDHEALDEDRIKTIIGNAHKHGIKTICSKIGTRKDQQKLASFGSDYFQGFFFSEPEIMEEYPIRAETGSILLLWNLIRNDASTDELVEAFEREHTITLQLLRFINSPFFSLRQTVTSVRHLITLLGRNQLSQWLLVMLFAKESQKENGNHPLVLMVINRTELMTGLLKLIHPDAEKSKLETAYLVGMLSLIHLIFHRPPREILHHLHVSKEIEEALFEGKNVYGELLNMVRVIENNDITKLDRLVKKHNLSPKAINQLSIEAMKKVNAFDEALRTMTK is encoded by the coding sequence ATGGATTCATTCTATATAGCGAGACAACCGGTCATAGACCGTAAAAACAGAATTTTTGCCTATGAAATTCTGTTTCGCGGCAACAGACCGGAAGATGATGTAGACCAGGGAACCGTGATGAGCGCGACCACCATCAACAACCTGATCAATGTGATCGGTGTCGAAAACGTCATCGGACTCAATTACGGCATCATCAAAATAACACCACTCTTTTTGGAAAGAACGCTGATAGAGGCACTTCCAAAAGAGCATCTCATTTTTGCCGTTTTCGAAGAAGACCTTCGCGACCCCGCTTTTTTGGAAAGTCTGAAAAAATATAAAAAGCTCGGATACACGTTCGCTCTCAATGATCTGCACAATCCCCAGACGCTGGAAGAACCTTATCTTCTGGAACTTTTCTCCTATATCAAACTCGACCATGAAGCACTCGATGAAGATCGCATCAAAACGATTATCGGAAATGCGCACAAACATGGTATCAAAACGATATGCTCAAAAATCGGAACACGAAAAGATCAACAGAAACTGGCGTCGTTCGGTAGTGACTATTTTCAGGGATTCTTTTTCAGCGAACCCGAAATCATGGAGGAGTATCCTATCCGTGCAGAGACCGGTTCCATCCTGCTGCTTTGGAACCTTATCCGCAACGATGCTTCAACCGACGAACTCGTCGAAGCGTTCGAGCGCGAGCACACGATTACACTGCAGCTTTTGCGATTCATCAACTCACCCTTCTTTTCTCTTCGACAGACCGTTACCTCCGTCAGACATCTCATAACGCTGCTTGGACGCAACCAGCTCTCCCAGTGGCTGCTTGTCATGCTCTTCGCCAAAGAGAGCCAGAAAGAGAACGGCAACCACCCGCTAGTCCTGATGGTGATCAACCGTACCGAACTCATGACAGGCCTCCTGAAACTCATTCATCCAGATGCCGAAAAATCAAAACTGGAGACTGCCTATCTCGTGGGAATGCTCTCCTTGATCCACCTCATCTTCCATCGGCCGCCACGTGAAATCCTTCACCATCTGCATGTCTCCAAGGAGATCGAAGAGGCACTCTTCGAAGGCAAAAACGTTTATGGAGAACTCCTCAATATGGTACGTGTCATCGAAAACAACGATATTACGAAATTGGACAGACTCGTCAAAAAACACAATCTCTCACCCAAAGCGATCAACCAGCTTTCCATCGAAGCGATGAAAAAGGTCAACGCTTTCGACGAAGCGCTGAGAACGATGACGAAGTAG
- the metE gene encoding 5-methyltetrahydropteroyltriglutamate--homocysteine S-methyltransferase, whose product MSVKNWVTGFARIGEQRELKKVLEKYWKGETSFDEVIEVSDMLKSRHWNYQKVAGIEAIGINDFSLYDQTLDMIEMLGLTPDRFKDIGDKTARYFAMARGDKEHTAMEMTKWFNTNYHYIVPELRSGMDYSIDISKIISEFQAAKVEGFTPKINIIGPLTFLGNAKRVDSNDLDAIGLYNEILPAYTALFEELAKLDDHMRIQIDEPILVTDKATELLLLVKDAYIKLANAADNLELYVVTYFDHAKEAVAQLLQTPIKGIGLDFVHGTDNFEVLDQIAESGKRLIAGVVDGRNIWISDIEKKVAFLNEIAQTVSKERIVVSTSCSLLHVPYTLKYEEKLDAQIKSWLAYGVEKLDELHLITKLFFEGAEALNSDEALKFAQNREANASRKSSSMIHDEAVQSRMKPIDELKKQRVAYEERIKVQHETFNYPPLATTTIGSFPQTPEVRSVRRDFKNSAIDEATYVEKMKGFIKECVEFQESIGLDILVHGEFERNDMVEYFGEQLKGVAFSQNGWVQSYGSRCVKPPIIYGDVSRPEPITVFWSTFAQSLTDRPMKGMLTGPVTILNWSFVRDDQPRAETCYQIALAIRDEVDDLQKAGIKMIQVDEAAFKEGYPLRHINRPAYEKFALESFWISTNVAEIDTQIHTHMCYSDFNDIIDTIEAMDADVISIETARSGNILLKVFKEHGYKKEVGPGVYDIHSPRVPSVEEIEKQIHSLLEVLPARQLWINPDCGLKTRRWEEVKPSLQNMVTATRNVRTSI is encoded by the coding sequence ATGTCTGTAAAAAACTGGGTAACAGGATTTGCGCGTATCGGCGAGCAGCGAGAGCTCAAAAAAGTACTCGAAAAATATTGGAAAGGCGAAACATCTTTCGACGAAGTGATCGAAGTTTCCGACATGCTGAAAAGTCGCCACTGGAACTATCAAAAAGTTGCCGGAATTGAAGCGATCGGTATCAACGATTTTTCTCTTTATGACCAGACACTCGATATGATCGAGATGCTTGGCCTAACACCGGACCGTTTCAAAGATATCGGTGACAAAACGGCACGCTATTTTGCGATGGCCCGTGGTGACAAAGAGCATACGGCGATGGAGATGACGAAGTGGTTCAACACCAACTACCACTACATCGTACCGGAGCTTCGCAGTGGTATGGACTACAGTATCGATATCTCCAAAATCATTTCCGAATTTCAGGCAGCCAAGGTGGAAGGTTTCACACCGAAGATCAATATTATCGGACCGTTGACGTTCCTTGGAAATGCCAAACGTGTCGATAGTAACGACCTGGATGCAATCGGGCTTTATAACGAAATTCTTCCGGCGTATACCGCACTTTTCGAAGAGCTAGCGAAACTTGACGATCATATGAGGATTCAGATCGACGAACCGATCCTCGTAACCGACAAAGCGACTGAACTTCTACTTCTGGTTAAAGATGCCTATATAAAACTTGCGAACGCAGCCGACAATCTCGAACTCTATGTCGTGACCTATTTCGACCACGCCAAAGAGGCGGTGGCGCAGCTGCTGCAGACGCCGATCAAAGGGATTGGACTCGATTTCGTGCATGGCACAGACAACTTTGAAGTTCTGGATCAAATCGCTGAAAGCGGCAAGAGATTGATTGCCGGTGTCGTTGACGGAAGAAACATCTGGATCAGCGATATCGAGAAGAAGGTCGCTTTCTTGAATGAAATCGCTCAAACCGTTTCAAAAGAGCGGATTGTCGTTTCGACCTCTTGCTCGCTTCTGCATGTGCCTTACACGCTCAAGTACGAAGAAAAACTGGATGCACAGATCAAATCCTGGCTGGCATACGGTGTTGAAAAATTGGATGAGTTGCATCTCATTACGAAACTCTTCTTCGAAGGTGCCGAGGCACTGAATAGCGATGAAGCACTGAAGTTCGCGCAAAACCGCGAAGCGAATGCCAGCCGCAAGAGTTCGTCAATGATCCATGACGAAGCGGTTCAAAGCCGTATGAAACCCATCGACGAATTGAAAAAACAGCGTGTGGCGTATGAAGAGCGCATCAAGGTGCAGCATGAAACATTCAACTATCCGCCGCTTGCGACCACGACGATCGGAAGTTTCCCTCAAACGCCGGAAGTTCGTTCCGTGCGCCGTGACTTTAAAAATAGCGCCATCGATGAAGCAACCTATGTTGAGAAGATGAAAGGGTTTATCAAGGAGTGCGTCGAGTTTCAGGAGAGTATCGGTCTCGACATTCTGGTTCACGGTGAGTTCGAACGTAACGACATGGTCGAATATTTCGGAGAACAGCTCAAAGGTGTGGCGTTCAGCCAAAACGGATGGGTCCAAAGCTACGGAAGCCGCTGTGTCAAACCGCCGATCATTTACGGTGATGTCAGCCGCCCGGAGCCGATAACGGTGTTCTGGAGCACTTTCGCGCAGAGCCTGACCGATCGTCCGATGAAAGGGATGTTGACAGGTCCGGTGACGATCCTCAACTGGTCTTTCGTACGTGACGACCAGCCGCGTGCTGAAACCTGTTACCAGATCGCATTGGCCATTCGTGACGAAGTCGACGACCTGCAAAAAGCGGGCATCAAGATGATCCAGGTCGATGAAGCGGCATTTAAAGAGGGATACCCGCTGCGACACATCAATCGCCCGGCCTATGAGAAGTTCGCGCTCGAGAGCTTCTGGATCAGCACCAACGTTGCCGAGATCGACACACAGATCCATACCCACATGTGCTACAGCGACTTCAACGATATTATCGACACGATCGAAGCGATGGATGCCGACGTTATCTCGATCGAGACGGCACGAAGCGGCAACATCCTGCTCAAAGTCTTCAAAGAGCACGGCTACAAGAAAGAGGTAGGGCCAGGTGTTTATGACATCCATTCACCGCGTGTTCCAAGTGTTGAAGAGATCGAGAAGCAGATTCACTCACTGCTCGAAGTGCTTCCCGCCCGACAGCTCTGGATCAATCCTGACTGCGGTTTGAAAACACGCCGCTGGGAAGAGGTAAAACCAAGCCTGCAAAATATGGTCACGGCGACCAGAAATGTGCGTACATCGATTTAA